CGGACAACCGGCTCAGAGGCGAACCTTGGCGGTGCCCTTCAGGATCCGCCGGTCGTCGTCGGCTCGCCGTCCCCACAGCTCGACCGTGGCGACGCGATCGGACACATCGGTCACCGACCCCCCGAACACCGCGGTCTCGCCCATCGGCCACGGAGCGGTGAAGCGCATCTTGATCTCCAGGATATGCTCGGGGCCCCCCGCCCACGCGGTGACCAGCCGCGATGCGAACCCCATCGCGTACATGCCGTGGGCGATCAACCCGCCGGTTGGGCTGGTCCGCGCCGCGACCTCGGGGTCGTAGTGCAGCGGGTTGAAATCACCGGTCGCGCCCGCG
The Actinomycetota bacterium DNA segment above includes these coding regions:
- a CDS encoding dehydratase — protein: MDVDVGTELPTMEQTVGMTGSVMHAGATGDFNPLHYDPEVAARTSPTGGLIAHGMYAMGFASRLVTAWAGGPEHILEIKMRFTAPWPMGETAVFGGSVTDVSDRVATVELWGRRADDDRRILKGTAKVRL